The Sorangiineae bacterium MSr11954 DNA segment CGGCCGCGGGTCGAAACGAGCTTTGCCAGGCTTTTCTGGTCCGACACCCACCGGACCTGGATATTCCAGGGCCAGGGGATCACGATGGAGTTCGGGGTTCCGCTCGACAGCCCATCCGATGAGCTGGCGGTCGATCGCGATCCAGCCGCCGACGCGGACAACCCTCCCATCTTTCGTTGGAATCTCGTGCGAATGCGAGACGCTCACGGCGCCGCCAACCAAATTCGATATCTTTGGCAAAGGTTTCCCGCACCGGACGAGAGTACCTCCACGGACGGGTTAGGATATCTAACAGATGTATACGATACATCGAAACAAGCAGAAGGCGGCTCCGCGACATTCGCGCATCACACGCGGCTGGCGTATGTTCGTGATCCCTCTCGCGGGACCTTCTCGGAGGTTGCAGTTTGGCGTCGAAGGCCCGTGTGGAGGCTCGACCACCTCGATGTAACCAGCGCTGAGTTTTCGGGAAGTGGACCACGGCGCCTCGTTCGCCGGTATAGTCTTTCCTATCTCTGGCGGGCGCATATGTTCCAAGCGCGATCCATGCTCATGTCCGTGGACGTCTCGCCGTCGTGCGCCATCGAAGAGGACCAGGCCTTCAGGATCCCCGACGACATCGGTGTGTGCGGTGGCGACAAGCGACCCGTTGCGCAAATGACGTACGCGGGCCAAGGGCAAATGGAGCCCGGCATCATTGGCCCGCTACGCGTGGAGCGTGAAATCGAGGATGAAATCTCCTTTTTGGACGTCGACCACAATGGAAGCGCGGATCTGATTCGCAGGCGCCCGAACGGAGAAATGTCGGTAAGAATTCTCGATAAACCGGGGTCGGCAGTGCCCATGACCATCAAGAGCAACGCCATCGAACCAGGGCCTGACTTGCTCTTCAAGAACAACAAGCTGGGCGACTGGCTGCGCATCGGTCAAGTCGATGCGCTTCAGTTGGTGATCGACTCTTACAAGGAGGATCCGAAGTGGGCAGCCTTCTTGGTTCTTCATCAAAACAACAGTTGGAACTGGCGAGGAGGAACTCTTTCGGCAAGAGGGATCCCTGGGTGGTGGGACGGAGTCACCCAGCGCCCGGACGGTAAATACCAAGCTACCTACCTCCCGCTGAGTCAATTCCACGACCTGGACGCCGACGGCTACCTCGATCGCTTCGTCCTCGTGCCCGATGTGATCATTCTGGACACCGGCGGCGGAGGCCACGGTGTCCCGGTGCTCCTCGGCTACAAAGAGCAACACGCATTTTTGACGACTCTGGTACGCGAAGGTGTCGAGCCGTTTGCGCGGGCTACTCCAAGAAAGCCGTTTCAGGAGCCGCCGGGGCTCAATCGCGAGCAGGGCTACGATATCGATGCGAGCCTCATGTTCGATCTCACCAACGACCGCGTACCCGACCTCGTGCTCCACTACTCGAGCGGCGAGGTGGGCAGCGGCGGTTGGCATCTTTGGCGCGGTCTGGGTAATGGCTACGTCGAAAAAGACAGCATTCCCCTGCAAGACTCGGCGATCAACCCCAAAGAGTACCGGCAAGATGTCAACGGAGATCAGGTGGATGATGTCATCGAAGTGCACGACACCGGATTGCCCTCCGAGCGTAGGCTCAGCGTTTACTTCGGCGGTGGAGCTGTTCACCATCAATCGTTTCCGCTGGAGGACGAGACGTATCTTCAGTTCGCCGACCTCGATGGTTCGGGGGTCAACAGCATCATCATGCTGTCGAAGAAGTCGAAGAATACGTACTTCGTGCGGTACAACCATTGGCGCAACGATACGCGTCCGGGATTGTTGCTCAGCCTTTCGAATGGTTTCGGCGCGACGACGAAGCTCTCCTACCGCTCGACCTCGGTCCCCGGCACCTTCATGCCGTTGGCTCATCACTACGTGACGCGAATCGAAACGAGCAGCAATGCCGATGCATCGAGTACGGGCGGACCGTACATCACGGAGTACGACTACACGGATCCCGTGTACGAGAACCTGGAGCGGAGATTCCGAGGGTTCCGCGTTCTCAAGACGATCCAGCACGGAACGGCCGGAGACGAGGTTACGAAGACGGCGTTCTTGATGGGCGACTGCAACGAGCTACACCCTGGCGAATGTTTTCCAGGAGCATCTTATTTTCGCGACAACCCCACGGAGGCGCTCAGCCGCCAGCCGGTGTTGGTCGAGCGGTTCGATGGCACGGGGCGGGCGCTCTCGACAACGCACGCCCAATACCGGCTTCGAACTTTGTATAAGGGCATGGACGGCCGGAGCGTGCGAACCGCCTACGTCGAGCGAAGCGATACGTGGCTCTACGATACGGCGGCACCCGGAGCGCCCGAACATGTGACGCTTCGCGAGGTGGTTGCCGAGAGCCCCGATCACGAGCCGCCAAAGCGTGTCGTCACCTTGGCAGGCGGCCACACAACGCGCATGGCGCACCTCGTTCAAGAGATGGAACGCGACGGATTCGGGCACGTCACCAAGCATACGGACTTCGGCACGGTCGATGGTGGGCCCGACGTGAGCACGGACTCGGCGATCGTTCGGAGCACGGTGTGGGCGCTGCCATCTGGAGACGCGTCACGGTGGAATTGGCGTGCAACCGATGGCTACGCAGGCGATGTCGCGGACCAGCGGCACACACATGTCGATTACGACCAATATGGCAGCACGATTCGCGTTTCGGCAGATCTGAAAGGTACGCTGCAGCTGGTTCGATTTCACGAGGATCCCTCGGCGGAGCTCGCGTCGGATCCCCTGGATGCGTCGCGGGATCGCGTGGGCGTGGTGCTGAGCGAGCTCGAATACGATGCTTACGGCAACCCCGTGCGGGTGAAGGGCGCGAACAACCGGTGCGCCAGCACCGCGTATGACGAGGCTTTTCATCAAATGGCCGTCGCGCAAACCGTCCACACGAATGGATGTGGCAGCACCGGGCTCACCACGATCACGAGCTTCGATCGTGGTCTGGAGGTTCCGACCATGACCATTGCGCCGACCGGGGCGGTGAGCACCCTTTCATACGATGGCTATGGCCGGCCCATCCGCGTATTCCAACCAAATGCAGCGACGAGCATCCTACCGGAGGCTGAGCCCTCGGTAAGGATGACGTATTTCGATGCCGTCGGGGGGCCGTATCGACGGATTCAAGTGGAGATGCGCGACGATGCAGGCGGCGCCGCGCGGTATCGTTCGGCGTGGAGCTACGTCGATCCCTATGGGCTCACCGTCGCGACGGTGGGTGAAGCCGATACGTCGGCGGGCGACCCGGCCCCGCATGTCGTGAGCGGTCAAGCTTTGCGCGATGCTCGCGGGCTCGTGACGGCACGGCTGGAGCCGAGGTTCGACACCGTGGACCCTGCGAGCCCGCTACCTCCTACCGTGAAGCCAGACACGCCGCGCACGCGCGCGACATATGATACGTTCGGACGGCTCGAGCAGTCTTTCGGCCTGGACGGTGCGGCGACGTCGAAGAGCGTGTATCATGCGCTCTCTGTGGACACGTTCGACGCTTCGGATCTCGCAGCGGGAGCGACGCCGCACCCGGCCACGAGCGTCCACGATGGTCACGGACGAACGACTCGCCTGCAGCGGGCGACGTCCTCTAGCGGAATGGCGGACACACTCGTCACGCAGATGATCTATTCGAGCACGGGCGATCTCACGAGCGTGATCCGATCGCACGCCGCGTCGGGCGAAGTGTACGCGCGCCACATGACGTATGACTCGTTTGGACGGTTGGTCCAAAATGACGAGCCAAACACGTCGAAGGATTTTGCCGATCCCACCAAGGTCAAGTCCTGGCGCTATGCCTACAACGATGCCGGCGACGTGGTGGGGACGAGCGACGCGCGCGGATGCGGGCAAAATGCGCAGTTCGACGGGATCGGGCGCTTGCTCGCGAAAATTTATTCACCGTGCTCGAAAACGCATGGCAAGTACGCGAATCGACCTGCGGCGCGCTGGATTTACGATGCGCCGGAAGATGGACAAGCGAGTGATACTGCGAGCTATGCCGGCAAGCTCGCCGCCGTTTACGATCGAGCGCAGCACGTCCAGTACTTCTACGATGGCCGCGGTCGCGCGACGCGGACTCGGAAGCAGATCGCCGTTCCGAACGACGAGCTCGACCCTGTCGTCGCGTACGCGGGGCCTTGGTTCGAAAAGGGATTCGGCTTCGACGATGCCGATCGCGTGATTGCAGAGACGACGGGCGCCAGTATCGACGCCTTGCTCGGCAAGCCCGTGACGGTCGGATCCCTCACGGGACGAAGTGTGGTCACGACGTCCTATTCGGCGCGCGGGCTCCCGGTTCGGGTTGGCGGGAGCTATGGTGAGCTGGTGACGAGCACGGTGGCCGATGCGGATGGTCGAATCAGGTCACGGGCGTTCGGTGACGTGGCGGGGACGATCGCAACGTACGACTACGACGACAAGCGGCTGCTCGCGCAAGCTCGGATTGCGCGGTCGTCGAAGCTGCCTACCGTGCTGCAGGATTTGCAGATCGATCGCTATGATCCCGTAAACAATCCGCTGCGGGTGGGTGACGGGAGGCTCGCCGACGAGTGGCCCGACGGGGCAAAGCCGGTGAGCCGCGTTCTGCAGTATGACGATTTGTATCAGCTCCGCAGAGTGGACTACGCATTCCCGACGACGAGTGGAACTGACAAGCAAGTATCCGTGTTCGCCGCCGAGGCGAAGGCAGGAAACCGGACACCGGTGCCCGAGCAGACGATCCCGGATCGTGTGAAGTGGCAGGTGTTCGACTACGATTGGCAGGGGAATTTGCGCACGTCCGACGACGATGCCCATGCGTTCTTCGACCGGTCGATGGGAAGTGCGAGCTACGGCAGCGCGACGCAGGGCCCGAATCGGATCGTTTCGGCGTCGCTGGGCGAGGGGCGTGCGGACACCATCCATGATGCGGCGGGGAACCTGTCGCGCATGCTAGTGCGGAAGAAGGACGCGCACGGAGATTATATAAGCTTGTTGTTCGCGTACGATTGGGACGAGGTGGGGAGGCTGGTGCGTGCGCGAAGGTTGTCGAAAGCCGAGATTCCGCGTATCGATGTCTTGGGAACGCAAGTCTTGCAGATGGACTTGAGCCGGATCGATCAGGCAGGGGCTGACCTCGGGTACGTGTACGATGCGGGCGGGCAGCGGGTGATCAAGATACACAAGAACCGTTCGACGCAGGCGAGGAGGTATTCTATCGAGGTGTTCGGCTCGTTGCGGCTGAATCGCGCCGTGTATGATGGAGAGGAATACGGTCGAACGGACGAGACCGAGGTGCCGTACTTGGTCTCGAATGGGGTTGCGCTGGGGCGAGTGATTTACAACGTCGATCTGCCAAAGGGAGCGGATGGGAAGATGCAGCACGTCTTCTTCACGCTGACGGATCCGCTGGGCTCGACGAGTGTCGTGATTGACAAGGCGACCGGGGAGCTGGTCGAGCGGGCGACATACTTGGCCTATGGGCAAGCGGAGAGCGATCACCGGCCGGAGCGTTGGGAGTCATTCCGCGAAGATTATCGATTTACGGGTAAGGAAGACGACGTTGGGGTTGGGCTGGCGTACTTCGGCGCACGATTTTATGTGGCCGCGCTGGGGCAGTGGGCGAGCGCCGATCCTCTGACGGTGCATGATCTGGGGAGCGATCTGAATCCGTATGCATTCGTGGCGGGATCGCCGCTACGATACGTGGATCCGAATGGCCTCGACTATTGCGAGGTATGCTGGATCGCAGGTAGCGGATGGAATGGTGGATTGTGGGGATGGGATCCGTTTGGAAGCCCATTGGGGGATGCAATGAAGGCTTTCTGGAACCGAGTCGGGAGTGCCGGTGGCCCGAAGTTCATCGAATTGGGACCGCGGATCCCGCAGATCGAATGGAATGGTGGATACTGGGACTACTCGCAGAAGAAGTCCGTAGAACCTCCGCCACCCGAGCATCCGTTCGCCGCGGATACCGTCGTGGTCACCGTGAGCGCGATCTGGATCACGTTGAAGGAGAGCATTGGCTGCGGTGAATTCACGAGATGCGGGCACCTCCGACGGTTCCAACCCAAAATGTACGAGAAGGCGGAGATGCTGTTGGCGGCGGGCCTCGCCGCGTTGGAGGCGTTCAGTCGAGCGCCGACGGTGCTGCCACCGGGCTCCGGCGGTCTCGTGCCCGCGGGCGCTCCCGGAGTCGTACCCGGAGCTGTTCCGGGTGCCGCTCCGGGTGTGATACCATTGGTTCCACCTGCGGATTTTGCTGCAAAGGGGGCCTCCACGCCGACGGGGGCGAAAGGTCAGAACATGAACGTTCCTGCTCCCGCAGGTCAGAAAGCCGCCAACTCACCCACAACTATCGGCGGCCGAGAGTTTTCAGCTCATGCACTTGACCGAATGCAGGGTCAAGGAATAACCCCAAGCGCGGTAGAGAGCGCGATCAGCTACGGGGGCTCACCTGGTAAGATGCCGGGCACCACGGCATCCTACGACCCCGTCAACAATATTAGCGTGATCACCAATACTGCAAGCGGCCGCGTAGTAACGGTCGATTACGGACTCATCAGACAATGAGGTCTTGCATGCCTTCCGAACGTGAAATTCGACAATATGCGCTAATGAAAGACAAGCTGCTGGAGTTTAATGATGGCAAATTGCCGCTGTCTAATTTGATAGACAGTCTTCGAGCCCTTCTTGATAATGTCGAAGAGGTGTCCTCTCAATGGAGAGAGAGCTTCGGCCAACACTGGTGGACTCTTGAACAGGTTTACGCGGTCGCGCTTGATCGAGGCAATCTGGAAGCTCTGCCAATAGAGAGCAAAGTTCTAGTAGCCGAAGCAGTTACTGAACTGAGAAGGCTGGTCGATGAGGTTTTGCCGCAGTCGTAACTGATCTTTGCTGGAAAGGGGGCGAATCGGCTTGCCCCGGATCCTAATGCATCCGGCGCGCATTCGACATTCAAACGCGGTCCGGATGGAAAGGTAAGCAACCACGCTGAGTACGAGCCGAACCCGAGGAATCCGTCCGGCTTTCAAGAAGTAAAGCGCGTCGATGTCACCGGCGGGGCACATCGAAACCCTGACGGAACAGTCATCGACACCCCCCACGTGCACGAGGCTGGCGGCCGCGGAGTTCGACCGGCGACGCCAGAGGAGATCCCGCGATGAAGACGCATGAGCCGAGTGAGACGGATTTACTGACGCGGCTGGAAAAATGGTACTTGAACGAGTGCAATGAAGATTGGGAGCACTCGTTCGGAGTGAAAATCGATACTCTCGACAATCCTGGATGGAGAGTGACGATCGATTTGTCGGATACGCGTTGGGCTGACTTGGAAATTGTGAAGCAGATCGACGAGCGTACGGAACGGGACTGGATCCAGATCGAGGTTACCAAGGCTCAATTCGTTGGTTGCGGAGGTCCCCGCAACCTTCGCGAGATCCTCTCGCGATTTTTTTCCATTGTTGAATCTGGTGAGCACGAGGTGAATTCTTAGGCCTTTCGGGCGAGACATGGATTTTTCGCTGGAAAGGGGCTATCGGGGCAAACGCGGGCGCAGCAGCAAAAGAGTCTCGACTCTCTCCGCGGGAGACTGGCAGAGCACGAACAGAAGCTCGAAGCATACAAGCAGAACCCGGACGCGTTCGACAACCAGGGCTTCTTGAAGAACGCGCCGTCGGATGCTGTGCGGCAACAGATCATTCAAGGTCGAAAAACGCATCTAGAAAATGAGATTCGGAATTTTCAAAACCAAATCAGTGAACTCGAAGGGCTGCTGCGATGAAAGTTGAAATATCGAAATTGCGAGTGGCTGTCGAGAAACTCCTGGAGCATCTGGAGCAGACGGGCCATGAGGTTGCTGAGATTCCGGTAGACTTTTATTGGAACGTTCCTTCTGAAAATATGTATGATGCATACGAAAAACCAAGCGAGCTGACCCTGGGCCAACTTTCCGATGACTGGAACGAGATCCAGAAAATCGCGGATGGCCGGTCGGAGCCGGTCAATTATGCGCTTGTTTGGGCGGCGGCGGTGCTGCGGAGGCTCGGCGAGCAGTCGAAGGGTTAGCGAAGCACGGAGTCCACACACCGATCGGTGTGTGGACAGCCGTTGGTCTGGTGCGGGCGCGGGGGTTGCCCGCGCGGTGTGGCGCGTGCAGTAAGCCCCTTGCAGGTTGCATGGCTGCGTGAGGTCGTTGCGGATGCACGATGGCGAGCCTCGGTCACGACCCGCTCGAGGGGCATCTGTACGTGTGTAACCGTACGGGCAAAGACGCCGTGCGGGGCGGTCGCGTTTGATGTTCATTGCGCGCATGGCGAGACATGATGCGAACTGGTGGGCTGAGCGGATCAAGGAGCTGGCGCAAAGCGGCGACGCGGCGGGGATCGCCCGCCGACACAGCGTCAGGGAGCGGACGTTGATCTGGTGGCGATCCGAGCTTGAGCGGCGCGCGCGCACAGCAGGCCCCACGCGCCTGCTGCCCGTCGTCGTGACACGACCTGCGACGGTGGAGCGCGATATCGAGCTTGTCGTCGAAGCCGGACC contains these protein-coding regions:
- a CDS encoding immunity 53 family protein; amino-acid sequence: MKTHEPSETDLLTRLEKWYLNECNEDWEHSFGVKIDTLDNPGWRVTIDLSDTRWADLEIVKQIDERTERDWIQIEVTKAQFVGCGGPRNLREILSRFFSIVESGEHEVNS